Proteins encoded together in one Papaver somniferum cultivar HN1 unplaced genomic scaffold, ASM357369v1 unplaced-scaffold_21, whole genome shotgun sequence window:
- the LOC113340171 gene encoding heterogeneous nuclear ribonucleoprotein Q-like has protein sequence MQNQLTPIHNKTSSPSSTTPKPSLTDNNYNESQNSTKKLEISNNGSSRQLFDLNEPCYISSEEEKEQVKEKLVEISEDKHVIKNKIDDESNNNNKQVEIPKQEEEEEDKPIISTGNNKKQKEYEVFVGGLDRDADEDDLMDVFKRVGEVIEVRLVKSKYSNKNKGFAFVRFASVELAKKAAAELNYTLIRDKVCEVTRNNDNETLHLGNICMTWTKDMLVEKLKSYDLENLEQVDLIEDPNESGRNRGYAFLSFSTHMDAVAACSKLHKLNPHFGKSVRADIAFAKSAVEPDEDVMAQVKSVFLDGLPDDWDENTVYNHLKKYGEIVNVTLAHSMPSAKRKDFGFINFSTREAALACIDGVNKDGVDDDANKLLLKASLRKPLRKRTMVMGGWRGNSSRTSYERGFGSSHTSRPSRSIQSPSQDQDRRFVSRYSRREDDYEREASPPAERYSSQFRRESVRQVPTQTHAPSRSRETYYEGRSSSRRSSATYQDISTSYCQIPSQRRYVEDFYDPPEYYEDDAVEDFDHSTPSRYKRPYAYEDDERLVSRPLTRSTRARWSELEADDYAEHDVSSYDEYSRNMPDDRIVYETRGRASQYVPKSGASRSYYY, from the exons ATGCAAAATCAACTCACTCCGATTCACAATAAAACTTCATCACCTTCTTCAACAACTCCAAAACCCTCGCTCACTGATAATAACTATAATGAATCCCAAAACTCTACTAAAAAGCTTGAAATCTCtaacaatggcagcagcagacAATTGTTTGATCTAAACG aaCCATGTTATATCTCatctgaagaagaaaaagaacaagtgAAGGAGAAATTAGTTGAAATTTCTGAAGATAAACATGTAATCAAGAACAAGATTGATGATGAATCtaataataacaataaacaaGTCGAGATTcctaaacaagaagaagaagaagaagataaacccaTTATTAGTACTGGTAATAATAAGAAACAGAAAGAATATGAAGTGTTTGTTGGTGGGCTTGACAGAGATGCAGATGAAGATGATTTAATGGATGTTTTTAAAAGAGTTGGGGAAGTTATAGAAGTCAGATTAGTGAAGAGTAAATACTCTAATAAGAATAAGGGTTTTGCTTTTGTTAGATTTGCTTCTGTTGAATTGGCTAAAAAGGCTGCTGCTGAGCTCAATTACACCCTA ATAAGAGATAAAGTCTGCGAAGTAACGAGAAACAATGACAATGAAACACTACATTTGGGTAACATTTGCATGACATGGACTAAAGATATG CTTGTAGAAAAGTTGAAGTCATATGATCTAGAAAACCTTGAACAAGTTGATCTGATAGAGGACCCAAATGAAAGTGGAAGAAATCGAGGCTATGCATTTCTTAGTTTCAGCACTCACATGGATGCTGTCGCTGCTTGTAGCAAACTGCATAAATTGAATCCACATTTTGGTAAAAGTGTGAGAGCAGATATTGCATTTGCAAAATCTGCTGTTGAACCGGATGAAGATGTTATGGCTCAG gtCAAATCTGTTTTCTTGGATGGTTTGCCTGATGACTGGGATGAAAATACGGTTTACAACCATCTTAAGAAGTATGGTGAGATTGTAAATGTGACACTTGCTCACAGTATGCCTTCTGCCAAGCGCAAGGACTTCGGGTTTATCAACTTTAGTACCCGAGAGGCAGCGCTTGCTTGCATTGATGGTGTGAACAAAGATGGTGTAGATGATGATGCTAATAAG CTTTTACTGAAGGCCTCTCTACGGAAGCCTCTGCGGAAGCGTACAATGGTGATGGGTGGTTGGAGAGGTAACTCTAGCAGAACAAGTTACGAACGTGGATTTGGTTCTTCTCACACAAGCAGACCAAGCAGAAGTATACAGTCACCTAGTCAGGATCAAGATCGTCGATTTGTAAGTAGATACTCGAGGAGAGAAGATGATTATGAAAGAGAAGCATCCCCTCCTGCTGAGAGATACAGTTCCCAGTTTAGAAGGGAGTCTGTGCGTCAAGTTCCCA CACAAACGCATGCTCCCAGCAGATCTAGAGAAACATATTATGAGGGTCGTTCATCTAGTAGACGTTCGTCAGCAACTTATCAGGATATTTCGACGTCCTACTGTCAAATTCCTTCTCAGAGACGATATGTTGAAGACTTTTATGATCCTCCAGAATATTATGAAGATGATGCAGTAGAAGATTTTGATCATTCTACTCCATCTAGGTACAAACGTCCGTATGCTTATGAG GATGATGAGCGTCTGGTGTCGAGACCTCTTACAAGGAGTACCAGAGCTCGGTGGTCAGAATTGGAGGCAGATGATTATGCTGAACACGATGTCTCCTCGTACGATGAATACTCAAG GAACATGCCGGATGACCGCATTGTTTATGAAACTCGAGGCCGTGCTAGTCAGTATGTGCCTAAAAGTGGTGCCTCTCGATCATACTACTACTAA
- the LOC113339277 gene encoding ras-related protein RABA3-like, with amino-acid sequence MEAKNEETKKVQNGGGGGGKSSSVIGSKAVGTVTEDDNQQKIDYMYKVVVIGDSAVGKTQILSRFPKNEFCFDSKSTIGVEFQTRTIAINDKVIKAQIWDTAGQERYRAVTSAYYRGALGAMLVYDITKRQSFDNIARWVDELLTHADKSIVIMLIGNKADLSDRREVPTEDAVEYAQQKGLFFSETSALKGDNVEKAFFKVLEEIYGVVSKKALSSDFNGNSKENRHTMIGPEGGVALNGSKIDVISGADMEISEFKNPSPCSFSC; translated from the exons ATGGAAGCGAAAAATGAAGAGACGAAGAAGGTGcaaaatggtggtggtggtggtggtaaatctTCTTCAGTGATTGGTTCAAAAGCTGTTGGGACTGTAACTGAAGATGATAATCAACAGAAGATAGATTATATGTACAAGGTTGTTGTGATAGGAGATTCAGCAGTTGGTAAGACTCAAATTCTCTCTCGTTTCCCCAAGAATGAGTTCTGTTTCGATTCGAAATCTACCATTGGGGTTGAGTTCCAGACACGAACAATCGCAATTAATGACAAAGTCATTAAGGCTCAGATCTGGGATACTGCTGGCCAAGAAAG GTATAGAGCAGTAACAAGTGCCTACTACAGAGGTGCACTGGGGGCAATGTTGGTCTACGACATCACCAAGAGGCAAAGCTTTGATAACATAGCGAGATGGGTCGATGAATTACTGACTCACGCTGATAAATCAATCGTGATTATGTTGATTGGGAACAAGGCTGATCTTAGCGATCGAAGGGAAGTCCCAACTGAAGACGCTGTTGAATATGCTCAACAGAAAGGTCTCTTCTTTTCAGAGACTTCAGCACTGAAAGGAGATAATGTAGAGAAGGCAttcttcaaggtgttggaagaGATATATGGAGTGGTGTCAAAGAAGGCATTATCGTCAGATTTCAATGGCAATAGCAAGGAAAACCGTCATACAATGATCGGTCCCGAGGGTGGTGTGGCGCTGAATGGATCCAAGATTGATGTAATTTCAGGTGCTGATATGGAGATTAGCGAGTTCAAGAATCCCTCCCCTTGCTCCTTTTCTTGTTGA
- the LOC113340286 gene encoding molybdate-anion transporter-like, giving the protein MEMFYYLVFGVLSFVVASLELSKTNKDRINTTTAFNSFKNNYLVVYSLMMSGDWMQGPYVYYLYSQYGFSKGDIGRLFIAGFGSSMFFGTIVGSLADKQGRKRACVTYCITYILSCITKHSPQYKVLMLGRILGGVATSLLFSAFESWLVAEHNKRGFEQQWLSLTFSKAIFLGNGLFAILSGLFANLLADNLGFGPVAPFDAAACILALGMAIILSSWPENFGDPSDNKDLLTQFKGAALAIAADEKIALLGAIQSLFEGSMYTFVFLWTPALSPNDEDIPHGFIFATFMLSSMLGSSIASRMMARVSLRTESYMQMVFAIAAFTLLLPIITSILVPPSGVKGGSISFAGCIQLFGFCTFEACVGIFWPSIMKMRSQYIPEEARSTIMNFFRVPLNMFVCVVLYNVNAFPITVMFGMCSIFLFMASILQRRLMVVSEREIQKSRSQDWTPMKERIEEELPLKVTI; this is encoded by the exons ATGGAGATGTTTTATTATCTTGTTTTTGGGGttctttcttttgttgttgcgaGCCTTGAGTTGAGCAAGACGAATAAAGATCGAATCAATACAACAACTGCATTCAATTCTTTCAAGAACAATTACCTAGTTGTGTACTCTCTCATGATGT CTGGGGACTGGATGCAGGGTCCTTATGTATACTACTTGTATAGCCAATATGGTTTCAGTAAGGGGGATATTGGCAGGCTTTTCATTGCTGGTTTTGGATCTTCTATGTTTTTCGGGACAATTGTCGGGTCTTTGGCTGACAAACA GGGTCGGAAAAGAGCTTGTGTTACTTACTGCATTACTTACATACTGAGCTGTATCACAAAGCATTCTCCTCAGTACAAAGTATTGATGTTGGGTCGTATTTTGGGAGGAGTCGCAACTTCTCTATTGTTTTCAGCATTCGAGTCATGGCTTGTTGCAGAACACAATAAG AGAGGTTTTGAACAACAATGGTTGTCACTAACATTCTCCAAGGCAATATTTCTTGGGAATGGTCTCTTTGCCATCCTATCTGGCCTATTTGCAAACTTATTAGCGGATAATCTGGGATTTGGACCTGTGGCTCCATTTGATGCTGCTGCATGCATCCTTGCCCTTGGCATGGCCATCATCTTATCTTCGTGGCCGGAAAACTTCGGAGACCCTTCCGATAACAAGGATTTGCTTACCCAATTCAAAGGTGCTGCACTAGCGATTGCTGCAGATGAGAAAATCGCATTGTTGGGTGCAATACAATCCCTGTTTGAAGGTTCAATGTACACGTTTGTGTTCTTGTGGACTCCTGCTTTGAGCCCAAACGATGAAGATATCCCACATGGTTTCATTTTCGCAACATTCATGCTGTCCTCTATGTTGGGAAGCTCCATTGCCTCCCGAATGATGGCCCGTGTCTCTCTCAGAACTGAAAGTTACATGCAAATGGTGTTCGCTATTGCCGCGTTTACTCTGCTCCTTCCTATAATTACCAGT ATACTGGTACCACCTTCAGGGGTGAAAGGTGGTAGCATCTCTTTCGCTGGGTGTATTCAACTCTTTGGTTTTTGTACCTTTGAAGCTTGCGTGGGGATATTTTGGCCATCAATAATGAAGATGAGGTCCCAGTACATACCTGAGGAGGCTCGAAGTACAATCATGAATTTCTTCCGTGTTCCTCTAAACATGTTTGTGTGCGTCGTGCTTTACAAT GTAAATGCGTTCCCGATCACCGTCATGTTTGGCATGTGCTCCATATTCCTGTTCATGGCGTCAATCTTGCAAAGGAGGCTCATGGTTGTTTCAGAGAGAGagatccaaaaatcaa GGTCGCAAGATTGGACACCCATGAAGGAAAGAATTGAAGAGGAGCTACCACTAAAAGTCACCATCTAA